The DNA segment CAAAAGGACGTGGAGGATTTCCCGGTGGCGGAAATATGAACAACATGATGAAACAAATGCAAAAAATCCAAAAACAAATGGAGGATTTGCAAACTAATTTAAAAGCACAGGAAGTGGAAGCTTCGTCCGGTGGCGGTGCAGTTACAGCCGTGGTGAATGGGAACAAAGAACTGTTAAAAATCAAGCTGGATCCTGAAGTGGTTGATCCTGATGATGTGGAAATGCTGGAAGACCTTATTGTGGCGGCTGTT comes from the Peptoniphilus equinus genome and includes:
- a CDS encoding YbaB/EbfC family nucleoid-associated protein encodes the protein MAKGRGGFPGGGNMNNMMKQMQKIQKQMEDLQTNLKAQEVEASSGGGAVTAVVNGNKELLKIKLDPEVVDPDDVEMLEDLIVAAVGEAMRVADDKVNSEMGKITGGLNIPGL